Proteins co-encoded in one Streptomyces sp. JH34 genomic window:
- a CDS encoding type III pantothenate kinase, with the protein MLLTIDVGNSHTVLGLFDGEEIVEHWRISTDARRTADELAVLLQGLMGMHPLLGVELGDGIEGIAICSTVPAVLHELREVTRRYYGDVPAVLVEPGVKTGVPVLTDNPKEVGADRIINAVAAVELYGGPAIVVDLGTATTFDAVSARGEYTGGVIAPGIEISVEALGVKGAQLRKIELARPRSVIGKNTVEAMQSGIVYGFAGQIDGVVERMKKELAADPDEVTVIATGGLAPMVLGESSVIDEHEPWLTLIGLRLVYERNIARM; encoded by the coding sequence ATGCTGCTCACCATCGACGTCGGCAACTCCCACACCGTCCTCGGCCTGTTCGACGGCGAGGAGATCGTCGAGCACTGGCGGATCTCCACGGACGCCCGGCGCACAGCCGACGAGCTGGCCGTCCTCCTCCAGGGCCTGATGGGCATGCACCCGCTGCTCGGTGTCGAACTCGGCGACGGCATCGAGGGCATCGCGATCTGCTCGACCGTCCCCGCCGTGCTCCACGAGCTGCGGGAAGTCACCCGCCGCTACTACGGCGACGTCCCCGCGGTCCTCGTGGAGCCGGGCGTCAAGACCGGTGTGCCGGTTCTGACGGACAACCCGAAGGAGGTCGGCGCGGACCGCATCATCAACGCGGTGGCAGCCGTCGAGCTCTACGGCGGCCCGGCGATCGTCGTCGACCTCGGCACGGCCACGACCTTCGACGCGGTCTCCGCGCGGGGTGAGTACACGGGCGGGGTGATCGCCCCGGGCATCGAGATCTCCGTGGAGGCCCTCGGAGTGAAGGGCGCCCAGCTCCGCAAGATCGAGCTGGCGCGGCCCCGCAGCGTGATCGGCAAGAACACCGTCGAGGCCATGCAGTCCGGCATCGTGTACGGCTTCGCCGGTCAGATCGACGGGGTGGTCGAGCGCATGAAGAAGGAGCTGGCCGCCGACCCCGACGAGGTCACCGTCATCGCGACCGGGGGTCTTGCTCCGATGGTGTTGGGCGAGTCCTCCGTCATCGACGAGCACGAGCCCTGGCTGACGCTCATCGGCCTGCGCCTCGTGTACGAGCGCAACATCGCCCGGATGTAG
- a CDS encoding L-aspartate oxidase, with amino-acid sequence MTGIRLTAPAPGWAIDADVVVVGSGVAGLTTALRCSAAGLRTVVVTKARLDDGSTRWAQGGIAAALGEGDTPEQHLDDTLVAGVGLCDETAVRALVTEGPGAVRRLIDTGAHFDTTDTGAIALTREGGHHRRRIAHAGGDATGAEISRALVEAVRSAALRIIENALVLDLLTDAEGCAEGVTLHVMGEGQHDGVGAVHAPAVVLATGGMGQVFSATTNPPVSTGDGVALALRAGAEVSDLEFVQFHPTVLFLGADSEGQQPLVSEAVRGEGAHLVDASGTRFMLGQHELAELAPRDVVAKAITQQMHLQGTGHMYLDARHFGAEMWEQRFPTILAACRAHGIDPVTRPIPVAPAAHYASGGVRTDLRGRTTVPGLYACGEVACTGVHGANRLASNSLLEGLVFAERIAADITGAADGPPADSGAPVRRTPVAGPAGAGTVTLLTAESRTAIQRIMTRGAGVIRSAGSLAAAAEELEALQRAAAAAEEDGPKDAVPGVEAWEATNLLLVSRVLVAAAREREETRGCHWREDLPDRDDAAWRRHIVVRIAPDRQPVVTTTDGAGFPPVRPGAPAGPMDAAASDRIRNHPADAPEEP; translated from the coding sequence ATGACCGGAATACGGCTGACCGCCCCCGCCCCCGGCTGGGCCATCGACGCGGACGTCGTCGTGGTCGGCTCCGGCGTGGCCGGTCTCACCACCGCTCTGCGCTGCTCCGCGGCGGGCCTCAGGACCGTCGTCGTCACCAAGGCCCGCCTCGACGACGGCTCCACCCGGTGGGCCCAGGGCGGCATCGCCGCCGCGCTCGGAGAGGGGGACACCCCCGAGCAGCACCTCGACGACACCCTGGTCGCCGGAGTGGGTCTGTGCGACGAGACGGCGGTGCGCGCCCTGGTCACCGAGGGGCCCGGCGCCGTACGCCGGCTGATCGACACCGGCGCGCACTTCGACACCACCGACACGGGGGCCATCGCGCTGACCCGTGAGGGCGGCCACCACCGCCGCCGCATCGCGCACGCGGGGGGTGACGCGACGGGTGCCGAGATCTCCCGTGCCCTCGTCGAGGCGGTCCGCTCGGCCGCCCTGCGCATCATCGAGAACGCCCTGGTCCTGGACCTGCTCACGGACGCCGAAGGCTGTGCCGAGGGTGTCACCCTGCACGTCATGGGAGAGGGGCAGCACGACGGCGTCGGCGCCGTCCACGCCCCGGCCGTGGTGCTCGCGACCGGCGGCATGGGGCAGGTCTTCTCCGCCACCACCAACCCGCCGGTCTCCACGGGCGACGGGGTGGCGCTCGCACTGCGGGCGGGCGCCGAGGTCTCCGACCTCGAATTCGTCCAGTTCCACCCGACCGTCCTGTTCCTGGGTGCCGACTCCGAGGGACAGCAGCCGCTGGTGTCCGAAGCGGTGCGGGGCGAGGGCGCCCATCTCGTGGACGCCTCCGGTACCCGTTTCATGCTCGGGCAGCACGAGCTGGCCGAGCTGGCGCCCCGTGACGTCGTCGCCAAGGCGATCACCCAGCAGATGCACCTCCAGGGCACCGGGCACATGTATCTCGACGCCCGTCACTTCGGCGCCGAGATGTGGGAGCAGCGGTTCCCGACGATCCTCGCCGCCTGCCGCGCCCACGGCATCGATCCCGTCACCCGGCCCATCCCGGTGGCCCCCGCCGCGCACTACGCCTCCGGCGGCGTGCGTACGGACCTCCGGGGCCGTACGACGGTGCCCGGCCTGTACGCCTGCGGCGAGGTCGCCTGCACGGGCGTGCACGGGGCGAACCGGCTGGCGTCCAACTCCCTGCTGGAGGGCCTGGTCTTCGCCGAGCGCATCGCGGCCGACATCACCGGCGCCGCGGACGGGCCCCCGGCGGATTCCGGGGCCCCCGTCCGGCGCACCCCCGTGGCGGGTCCCGCCGGGGCCGGCACCGTCACGCTGCTGACCGCAGAGTCCCGGACCGCGATCCAGCGCATCATGACCAGGGGTGCCGGGGTCATCCGTTCCGCCGGGAGCCTCGCCGCCGCGGCCGAGGAGCTGGAGGCGCTCCAGCGCGCCGCGGCCGCCGCAGAGGAGGACGGACCGAAGGACGCCGTGCCCGGGGTCGAGGCGTGGGAGGCCACGAATCTGCTCCTCGTCTCACGGGTCCTGGTCGCCGCCGCGCGGGAGCGCGAGGAGACCCGCGGCTGCCACTGGCGCGAGGACCTGCCCGACCGCGACGACGCCGCCTGGCGCCGCCACATCGTCGTCCGCATCGCCCCGGACCGGCAGCCCGTCGTCACCACGACGGACGGTGCCGGGTTCCCGCCCGTACGCCCCGGAGCCCCCGCGGGCCCCATGGACGCGGCAGCGTCCGACAGAATTCGCAACCATCCCGCCGACGCCCCCGAGGAGCCGTAA
- a CDS encoding SCO3374 family protein: protein MASLVPPPRPSPESDGRAEWYARELGWATAGTAPVRLLTGLRFDVLELPAVAGHAALRRVGRTGPVAVAGQRMGLLMAAGSADEVPGLLDWLEWGGIDLDLSAVGTGGQITAPAPPGWATGSPGAAGWLRPPGPRQGTERSLPALRGLGSSGGDAPDLVRLVDAAATECHRARLVRARTHLRSHRPTGQPLAFS from the coding sequence ATGGCTTCCCTCGTCCCGCCTCCCCGCCCGTCGCCGGAATCCGACGGCCGCGCGGAGTGGTACGCCCGCGAACTCGGCTGGGCCACGGCGGGCACGGCGCCGGTGCGGCTGCTGACAGGGCTGCGCTTCGACGTGCTGGAGCTTCCGGCCGTGGCAGGTCACGCGGCGCTGCGCCGGGTCGGACGCACCGGTCCGGTGGCGGTGGCGGGGCAGCGGATGGGGCTGCTGATGGCCGCGGGCAGCGCCGACGAGGTGCCCGGTCTGCTCGACTGGCTGGAGTGGGGCGGAATCGACCTCGACCTGTCCGCCGTGGGCACCGGCGGGCAGATCACGGCCCCGGCGCCGCCGGGCTGGGCGACGGGCTCGCCGGGGGCCGCCGGCTGGCTGCGGCCCCCCGGACCACGCCAGGGGACGGAACGGTCCCTCCCTGCCCTCCGAGGCCTCGGGAGCAGCGGTGGGGATGCTCCCGATCTCGTACGGCTCGTGGACGCGGCGGCTACCGAATGCCACCGGGCCAGACTCGTACGCGCCCGGACACACCTGCGGTCGCATCGGCCGACAGGTCAGCCGTTGGCCTTCTCGTAG
- a CDS encoding M23 family metallopeptidase — protein sequence MSKRVTFQHSRRPSMSRVSGAVVAAGLGASMVFGAGAAFASGTTGTADTAALAGAATADSVAQQATAQSKAAAQAKADKAEKADAKKKAAAKKKAAAKKKAASWEAPVNHYELSATYGTGGDRWAHKHSGQDFAVPIGTKVEAAHTGRVVKAGPNGGGDGPAYGNAIVIKHANGKYSQYAHLSKIEVNVGDRVKTGDEIAKSGNTGNSSGPHLHFEIRNSPNYGSALDPVSYLKSVHVTV from the coding sequence ATGTCGAAGCGCGTTACGTTCCAGCACTCCCGCCGCCCGTCCATGTCCCGCGTCAGTGGCGCCGTCGTGGCCGCCGGCCTGGGTGCGTCGATGGTGTTCGGTGCGGGCGCGGCGTTCGCGTCCGGCACGACGGGCACCGCGGACACCGCGGCCCTCGCCGGCGCGGCCACCGCCGACTCCGTCGCCCAGCAGGCGACCGCCCAGAGCAAGGCTGCCGCCCAGGCGAAGGCCGACAAGGCCGAGAAGGCCGACGCCAAGAAGAAGGCGGCCGCGAAGAAGAAGGCCGCGGCCAAGAAGAAGGCCGCCTCGTGGGAGGCCCCGGTCAACCACTACGAGCTGAGTGCCACCTACGGCACCGGCGGCGACCGCTGGGCCCACAAGCACTCCGGTCAGGACTTCGCGGTCCCGATCGGCACCAAGGTCGAGGCCGCGCACACCGGCCGGGTCGTCAAGGCCGGCCCGAACGGCGGCGGCGACGGTCCCGCGTACGGCAATGCCATCGTGATCAAGCACGCCAACGGCAAGTACTCGCAGTACGCGCACCTGTCGAAGATCGAGGTCAACGTCGGTGACCGCGTGAAGACGGGTGACGAGATCGCCAAGTCCGGCAACACCGGTAACTCCAGCGGTCCGCACCTGCACTTCGAGATCCGGAATTCGCCGAACTACGGCTCGGCGCTCGACCCGGTCTCGTACCTGAAGTCCGTGCACGTCACCGTCTGA
- a CDS encoding amino-acid N-acetyltransferase gives MSPEQSHTEHHAASRTGAHGAPETGSRADVHTGPSVNKPAITVRRARTSDVASVRGLLDGYVSQGILLDKATVTLYEDIQEFWVAERDEDARVIGCGALHVMWEDLAEVRTLAVDRGIKGAGVGHQVLDKLLQTARWLGVRRVFCLTFEVDFFAAHGFTEIGETPVDGDVYSELLRSYDEGVAEFLGLERVKPNTLGNSRMLLHL, from the coding sequence ATGTCCCCAGAGCAGTCGCATACCGAGCACCACGCCGCGTCGCGAACAGGAGCGCACGGCGCGCCGGAAACCGGATCTCGCGCAGATGTTCATACCGGCCCGTCGGTAAATAAGCCGGCCATCACCGTACGCCGCGCCAGGACGAGCGATGTGGCGTCCGTCCGCGGACTCCTTGACGGCTACGTCTCCCAGGGCATCCTGCTCGACAAAGCGACGGTGACCCTTTATGAGGACATCCAGGAGTTCTGGGTCGCCGAACGCGACGAGGACGCCCGCGTCATCGGCTGCGGCGCACTCCACGTGATGTGGGAAGACCTGGCCGAAGTCCGCACGCTCGCGGTCGACCGCGGCATCAAGGGCGCCGGAGTCGGACACCAGGTCCTGGACAAGCTCTTGCAGACCGCGCGCTGGCTCGGTGTCCGCCGGGTTTTCTGTCTCACGTTCGAAGTCGACTTCTTCGCCGCACACGGCTTCACCGAGATCGGAGAGACTCCGGTCGACGGAGATGTCTACAGCGAGCTGCTGCGTTCCTATGACGAGGGTGTCGCCGAGTTCCTTGGTCTCGAACGAGTGAAGCCGAACACCTTGGGCAACAGCCGGATGCTTCTGCACCTGTGA
- a CDS encoding TetR/AcrR family transcriptional regulator, whose amino-acid sequence MGSTPQPRRGNTRQRIQDVALELFAEQGYEKTSLREIAERLQVTKAALYYHFKTKEDILSSIFEDLNRPVEELLEWGKEQPRTLETKKEILVRYSEALKAAAPLFVFMQENQAAVRELSIGPTMKERAIALVGLIKDPDAQLTDQVRCFTALFAMHAGMMALRDAEGDPEEKRKAALEVAFELVTKAHDPGPTA is encoded by the coding sequence ATGGGCAGCACGCCGCAGCCGCGCCGGGGCAACACCCGGCAGCGCATTCAGGACGTCGCCCTGGAACTCTTCGCGGAACAGGGGTACGAGAAGACGTCGCTCCGCGAGATCGCCGAGCGGCTGCAGGTCACCAAGGCGGCGCTCTACTACCACTTCAAGACCAAGGAAGACATCCTCAGCAGCATCTTCGAGGACCTGAACCGGCCGGTCGAGGAGCTCCTGGAATGGGGCAAGGAACAGCCCCGCACGCTGGAGACCAAGAAGGAGATCCTGGTCCGCTACAGCGAGGCGCTCAAGGCGGCCGCGCCGCTCTTCGTCTTCATGCAGGAGAACCAGGCGGCGGTGCGCGAGCTGAGCATCGGCCCCACCATGAAGGAGCGGGCCATCGCCCTGGTCGGCCTGATCAAGGATCCCGACGCCCAGCTGACGGACCAGGTGCGATGCTTCACCGCGCTCTTCGCGATGCACGCCGGAATGATGGCCCTCAGGGACGCCGAAGGCGACCCCGAGGAGAAGCGCAAGGCTGCTCTCGAGGTCGCCTTCGAGCTGGTGACCAAGGCCCATGACCCGGGGCCCACCGCCTGA
- a CDS encoding BlaI/MecI/CopY family transcriptional regulator: MPRQMGELEDAVMTRVWQWNRPVTVREVLEDLQQERSIAYTTVMTVMDNLHQKGWVRREVDGRAYRYTAVSTRAAYSAALMNEAWAQSDNPAAALVAFFGMMSAEQREALRDAIRVVAPIFPEPAGSPPDGTTAADEAPSESGR; this comes from the coding sequence GTGCCTCGCCAAATGGGAGAGCTGGAAGACGCCGTGATGACACGGGTCTGGCAATGGAACCGTCCGGTCACCGTGCGGGAAGTTCTCGAGGATCTTCAACAGGAACGGTCCATCGCGTACACGACCGTGATGACGGTTATGGACAATCTTCATCAGAAGGGCTGGGTCCGCCGGGAAGTGGACGGCCGGGCATATCGATATACGGCGGTCTCCACCCGCGCCGCATACTCGGCCGCACTGATGAACGAAGCCTGGGCGCAGAGCGACAACCCGGCCGCCGCACTGGTCGCCTTCTTCGGCATGATGTCCGCGGAGCAGCGTGAAGCCCTCCGGGACGCGATCCGTGTCGTGGCGCCCATCTTCCCCGAACCGGCCGGGAGTCCGCCCGACGGGACGACCGCGGCCGATGAAGCGCCGTCGGAGAGCGGGCGATAG
- a CDS encoding Lsr2 family protein — MAQKVQVLLVDDLDGGEADETVTFALDGKTYEIDLTTANADKLRGLLEPYTKSGRRTGGRAATGRGKGRAVTGGNKDTAEIRRWARENGHNVNDRGRVPAEIREAYEKANG; from the coding sequence GTGGCACAGAAGGTTCAGGTCCTTCTAGTTGATGACCTCGACGGTGGCGAGGCGGACGAGACCGTGACGTTCGCTCTGGATGGCAAGACGTACGAGATCGACCTCACCACGGCCAACGCGGACAAGCTGCGTGGTCTTCTTGAGCCGTACACCAAGAGTGGGCGTCGCACCGGTGGCCGCGCCGCGACCGGCCGTGGCAAGGGCCGCGCCGTTACCGGTGGCAACAAGGACACCGCCGAGATCCGCCGGTGGGCGCGCGAGAACGGCCACAACGTGAATGACCGCGGCCGCGTTCCCGCCGAGATCCGTGAGGCCTACGAGAAGGCCAACGGCTGA
- the nadC gene encoding carboxylating nicotinate-nucleotide diphosphorylase, whose product MSTPEENPRPTPVDVPLIHIGVPAESGGGCGDGCGCGDGYDPDGLECGLDPALAQLLADAGLDPVQVEDIAHVAIEEDLDGGEDVTTVATVPEDSVATGDFTAREAGVVAGLRVAEAVLSIVCTDEFEVERHVEDGDRVVAGQKLLTVTTRTRDLLTGERSALNLLCRLSGIATATRAWADVLEGTKAKVRDTRKTTPGLRALEKYAVRCGGGVNHRMSLVDAALVKDNHVIAAGGVAEAFKRVRTTFPELAIEVEVDTLEQVREVLDAGADLILLDNFTPSETAEAVALVGGRAVLESSGRLTLGSARAYAEAGVDYLAVGALTHSSPILDIGLDFRDTAAETYGAGA is encoded by the coding sequence GTGAGCACGCCCGAAGAGAATCCGCGCCCCACCCCCGTGGACGTACCGCTGATCCACATCGGCGTACCCGCCGAGTCCGGGGGCGGCTGCGGCGACGGCTGCGGCTGCGGTGACGGGTACGACCCCGACGGCCTGGAGTGCGGCCTCGATCCCGCACTGGCCCAGCTCCTGGCCGACGCCGGTCTGGACCCCGTCCAGGTCGAGGACATCGCGCACGTGGCGATCGAGGAGGACCTCGACGGGGGCGAGGACGTCACCACCGTGGCGACCGTCCCGGAGGACTCCGTCGCCACCGGTGACTTCACGGCGCGCGAGGCGGGCGTCGTCGCGGGGCTGCGCGTCGCCGAGGCCGTCCTGTCCATCGTCTGCACCGACGAGTTCGAGGTCGAGCGCCACGTCGAGGACGGCGACCGCGTCGTGGCAGGCCAGAAGCTGCTCACGGTCACCACCCGCACCCGGGACCTGCTCACCGGCGAGCGCAGCGCGCTCAACCTGCTCTGCAGGCTCTCCGGGATCGCCACCGCGACCCGCGCCTGGGCCGACGTGCTCGAAGGCACGAAGGCGAAGGTCCGCGACACCCGCAAGACCACTCCGGGGCTGCGCGCGCTGGAGAAGTACGCGGTGCGCTGCGGCGGCGGGGTCAACCACCGCATGTCCCTCGTGGACGCCGCGCTGGTCAAGGACAACCACGTGATCGCCGCGGGCGGCGTGGCCGAGGCGTTCAAGCGGGTCAGGACGACGTTCCCGGAACTCGCGATCGAGGTCGAGGTCGACACCCTGGAGCAGGTCCGCGAGGTGCTCGACGCGGGTGCCGACCTGATCCTGCTGGACAACTTCACCCCGTCCGAGACCGCCGAGGCGGTCGCCCTCGTCGGTGGCCGTGCGGTGCTGGAGTCCTCGGGCCGGCTCACCCTCGGCTCCGCCCGCGCCTACGCCGAGGCCGGCGTGGACTACCTGGCCGTCGGCGCCCTGACGCACTCCTCGCCGATCCTCGACATCGGCCTGGACTTCCGTGACACCGCGGCGGAGACCTACGGGGCCGGCGCCTGA
- a CDS encoding ATP-dependent Clp protease ATP-binding subunit, producing the protein MFERFTDRARRVVVLAQEEARMLNHNYIGTEHILLGLIHEGEGVAAKALESLGISLEAVRQQVEEIIGQGQQAPSGHIPFTPRAKKVLELSLREALQLGHNYIGTEHILLGLIREGEGVAAQVLVKLGADLNRVRQQVIQLLSGYSGGKEAATAGGPAEGTPSTSLVLDQFGRNLTQAARESKLDPVIGREKEIERVMQVLSRRTKNNPVLIGEPGVGKTAVVEGLAQAIVKGEVPETLKDKHLYTLDLGALVAGSRYRGDFEERLKKVLKEIRTRGDIILFIDELHTLVGAGAAEGAIDAASILKPMLARGELQTIGATTLDEYRKHLEKDAALERRFQPIQVAEPSLPHTIEILKGLRDRYEAHHRVSITDEALVQAATLADRYISDRFLPDKAIDLIDEAGSRMRIRRMTAPPDLREFDEKIAGVRRDKESAIDSQDFEKAASLRDKEKQLLAAKAKREKEWKAGDMDVVAEVDGELIAEVLATATGIPVFKLTEEESSRLLRMEDELHKRVIGQKDAIKALSQAIRRTRAGLKDPKRPGGSFIFAGPSGVGKTELSKTLAEFLFGDEDALISLDMSEFSEKHTVSRLFGSPPGYVGYEEGGQLTEKVRRKPFSVVLFDEVEKAHPDIFNSLLQILEDGRLTDSQGRVVDFKNTVIIMTTNLGTRDISKGFNLGFAAQGDVKTNYERMKVKVNEELKQHFRPEFLNRVDDTVVFHQLTEEDIIQIVDLMVDKVDERLKDRDMGIELSAEAKSLLAKKGYDPVMGARPLRRTIQREIEDILSEKILFGELRPGHIVVVGTEGEGDEKKFSFRGEEKSALPDVPPIEQAAGGGPNLTKEA; encoded by the coding sequence ATGTTCGAGAGGTTCACCGACCGCGCGCGGCGGGTTGTCGTCCTGGCTCAGGAAGAAGCCCGGATGCTCAACCACAACTACATCGGCACCGAGCACATCCTCCTGGGCCTGATCCATGAGGGTGAGGGTGTCGCCGCTAAGGCCCTGGAGAGCCTCGGGATTTCGCTCGAGGCGGTCCGCCAGCAGGTGGAGGAGATCATCGGTCAGGGCCAGCAGGCCCCGTCCGGGCACATCCCCTTCACCCCCCGGGCCAAGAAGGTCCTGGAGCTGTCGCTCCGTGAGGCCCTTCAGCTCGGCCACAACTACATCGGCACGGAGCACATCCTGCTCGGCCTCATCCGCGAGGGCGAGGGCGTCGCCGCCCAGGTCCTCGTGAAGCTGGGCGCCGACCTGAACCGGGTGCGGCAGCAGGTCATCCAGCTGCTCTCCGGGTACTCGGGAGGCAAGGAGGCGGCCACCGCCGGCGGCCCCGCGGAGGGCACGCCCTCCACATCCCTCGTGCTCGACCAGTTCGGCCGGAATCTCACCCAGGCCGCTCGTGAGTCCAAGCTCGACCCGGTCATCGGGCGCGAGAAGGAGATCGAGCGGGTCATGCAGGTGCTGTCCCGCCGTACCAAGAACAACCCGGTGCTCATCGGTGAGCCCGGCGTCGGCAAGACGGCTGTGGTCGAGGGCCTGGCCCAGGCCATCGTCAAGGGCGAGGTGCCCGAGACCCTCAAGGACAAGCACCTCTACACCCTCGACCTCGGTGCACTGGTCGCCGGCTCCCGCTACCGCGGTGACTTCGAGGAGCGCCTGAAGAAGGTCCTCAAGGAGATCCGCACCCGCGGCGACATCATCCTGTTCATCGACGAGCTCCACACCCTGGTGGGTGCGGGTGCCGCCGAGGGCGCGATCGACGCCGCGAGCATCCTCAAGCCGATGCTGGCGCGGGGCGAGCTGCAGACCATCGGTGCCACGACGCTCGACGAGTACCGCAAGCACCTGGAGAAGGACGCGGCGCTCGAGCGCCGCTTCCAGCCCATCCAGGTCGCGGAGCCGTCGCTGCCGCACACCATCGAGATCCTCAAGGGTCTGCGCGACCGTTACGAGGCCCACCACAGGGTCTCCATCACGGACGAGGCGCTGGTCCAGGCCGCCACTCTGGCCGACCGCTACATCTCGGACCGCTTCCTGCCGGACAAGGCGATCGACCTGATCGACGAGGCCGGCTCCCGGATGCGCATCCGCCGGATGACCGCGCCGCCGGACCTCCGCGAGTTCGACGAGAAGATCGCGGGCGTCCGCCGCGACAAGGAGTCGGCGATCGACTCCCAGGACTTCGAGAAGGCAGCTTCGCTCCGCGACAAGGAGAAGCAGCTGCTGGCGGCGAAGGCCAAGCGGGAGAAGGAGTGGAAGGCCGGCGACATGGACGTCGTGGCCGAGGTCGACGGCGAGCTCATCGCCGAGGTCCTGGCCACCGCGACCGGCATCCCGGTCTTCAAGCTGACCGAGGAGGAGTCCTCACGTCTGCTGCGGATGGAGGACGAGCTCCACAAGCGCGTCATCGGCCAGAAGGACGCCATCAAGGCCCTCTCGCAGGCGATCCGCCGTACGCGGGCCGGCCTGAAGGACCCGAAGCGCCCCGGTGGCTCGTTCATCTTCGCCGGCCCGTCCGGTGTCGGTAAGACGGAGCTCTCCAAGACGCTCGCCGAATTCCTCTTCGGTGACGAGGACGCGCTGATCTCCCTCGACATGTCGGAGTTCAGCGAGAAGCACACGGTTTCCCGTCTCTTCGGTTCGCCCCCCGGTTACGTGGGTTACGAAGAGGGCGGTCAGCTCACCGAGAAGGTGCGCCGCAAGCCGTTCTCCGTCGTCCTCTTCGACGAGGTCGAGAAGGCCCACCCCGATATCTTCAATTCCCTGCTCCAGATTCTGGAGGACGGTCGTCTGACCGACTCCCAGGGCCGGGTCGTGGACTTCAAGAACACGGTCATCATCATGACGACCAACCTCGGGACCCGGGACATCTCGAAGGGCTTCAACCTGGGCTTCGCCGCCCAGGGCGACGTCAAGACGAACTACGAGCGGATGAAGGTCAAGGTCAACGAAGAGCTCAAGCAGCACTTCCGGCCCGAGTTCCTCAACCGTGTCGACGACACGGTCGTCTTCCACCAGCTCACCGAGGAAGACATCATCCAGATCGTCGACCTGATGGTCGACAAGGTGGACGAGCGTCTCAAGGACCGCGACATGGGCATCGAGCTCAGCGCCGAGGCCAAGTCGCTCCTGGCGAAGAAGGGCTACGACCCCGTGATGGGCGCCCGGCCGCTGCGCCGGACGATCCAGCGCGAGATCGAGGACATCCTCTCCGAGAAGATCCTCTTCGGCGAGCTGCGTCCCGGTCACATCGTGGTCGTGGGCACCGAGGGTGAAGGGGACGAGAAGAAGTTCTCGTTCCGCGGCGAGGAGAAGTCCGCACTGCCGGACGTCCCGCCGATCGAGCAGGCAGCGGGCGGCGGCCCGAACCTGACGAAGGAAGCGTAG
- the panC gene encoding pantoate--beta-alanine ligase, whose protein sequence is MNTAPATLLRSAAELEALGRAAGARRAVVMTMGALHDGHATLIRAARAAAGPGGQVVVTVFVNPLQFGEAADLDRYPRTLDADLAVATEAGADAVFAPSVDEVYPGGEPQVRITAGPMGERLEGAARPGHFDGMLTVVAKLLHLTRPDAAFFGQKDAQQLALVRRMVRDLNFGIDIVAVPTVRDPDGLALSSRNRFLSAEERSTALALPRALFAARDRLAAQQTLHARARTTPEREGRAAALTRLGEARAAADTQAVALARPTVAPSAVLAAARAVLDEAAEADVPLTLDYVALVDPADFTEVPDDRVSGEAVLAVAARVGATRLIDNIPLTLGALT, encoded by the coding sequence ATGAACACCGCACCCGCCACCCTGCTGCGCTCCGCCGCCGAGCTGGAAGCCCTGGGCCGGGCCGCCGGGGCCCGCCGCGCCGTCGTCATGACGATGGGCGCGCTCCACGACGGCCACGCCACCCTCATCCGCGCGGCACGGGCCGCGGCGGGCCCCGGGGGCCAGGTCGTGGTCACCGTCTTCGTCAACCCGCTCCAGTTCGGCGAGGCCGCCGACCTCGACCGCTACCCCCGCACCCTGGACGCCGACCTCGCCGTCGCCACGGAGGCCGGCGCCGACGCGGTGTTCGCCCCGTCCGTCGACGAGGTCTACCCCGGCGGCGAGCCCCAGGTCAGGATCACCGCGGGCCCCATGGGCGAGCGGCTGGAGGGCGCCGCCCGTCCCGGGCACTTCGACGGCATGCTCACCGTCGTCGCCAAGCTCCTCCACCTCACCCGGCCCGACGCCGCGTTCTTCGGACAGAAGGACGCCCAGCAGTTGGCGCTGGTCCGCCGCATGGTCCGCGACCTGAACTTCGGCATCGACATCGTCGCGGTGCCGACCGTCCGCGACCCGGACGGTCTCGCGCTCTCCAGCCGCAACCGCTTCCTCTCCGCCGAGGAGCGCAGTACGGCGCTGGCCCTGCCCAGGGCCCTGTTCGCCGCCCGCGACCGGCTCGCCGCCCAGCAGACGCTGCACGCCCGCGCGCGGACGACACCGGAGCGCGAGGGGCGGGCCGCCGCCCTCACCCGCCTCGGAGAGGCACGGGCGGCCGCCGACACGCAGGCCGTGGCGCTCGCCCGGCCCACCGTCGCGCCGTCCGCGGTGCTGGCCGCGGCACGGGCGGTCCTGGACGAGGCGGCCGAGGCGGACGTGCCCCTCACCCTGGACTACGTGGCGCTCGTCGACCCGGCGGACTTCACCGAGGTACCCGACGACCGCGTCAGCGGCGAGGCGGTCCTCGCCGTCGCGGCACGGGTGGGAGCCACCCGCCTGATCGACAACATCCCGCTGACCCTCGGAGCGCTCACATGA